CCTGAACGGGAGCGAGCTGAGCGACTGGAACGTGCAGGCGGATGGCACCCGCCACCGCGCCGTCTATCGCCTCTGCTCGGTGGAGCCGAAGGTAATCGGCTTCGTGATTTCCCAAGACAGCCAAGTCCGCATGATCGCGAACGTGGATGACTCGGTGGTCTTCTGGATGCACTCGGTGGTCTGAGGCGGGAGAGCTTCTCCCGCCTCTCACCGCTGGCTCACTTCTTTTCGTCGAGGCGCTTGAGCACCTCGTCGAGCTTGCGGCGGATCTCATCGATCTCCGCCTTCTGGTCCTGCTGGGTCGCGTCGATGACGGCCTTCCTTTGTTCCTGACTCAGGACATCGGCGGCCTTGCGGGACTCGGCGATAGCACCGAGAAGTGCCGAACGCTGGGCCTCGGCGGCACCTTCGCTCGCGCGGACGGCCTCGACCGCCTTCGCCTTGGCGACTTCAAGCTCCGCCTCGGCCTGCTTCATCGCGGCCCCGGGGGGCAGATTGAACCTCCGGACGAAGGTGCGCAGCGGTGCATTGGTTTCCCCGGCGATGAGCACGTCCTTGTCCATGAAGATCCCTCCGCCCACGGTGTTCTCCGGGGCCTTGACCTCGCGGACTCCGAGGACCACATCGAGCTCCTTGAGCTCGCCCTTGCGAAGGAAGGAAAGCTTCACGCTATCCCCCTCCTTACGGTTCGCGACCAGCACCGAGAGCTGCCGGGGATGAATCAGGATCTGATCGTCGAGCTTGGTGAGCACATCGTTCTGCTCCAAGCCCGCCTTGGCGGCCGGGCCCTCGGGCACGATGCCTTCCACGATCAGGCCGGTATCCCGGGGGATCGGCAGATGGGCCGCCAACTCGCGCGGCGGTGGCGAAGCGGAGACGCCCAGGAAGGTCACGGGGCCGCTGCGCTGCAGTTCATCGGTGAAGCCCTGCGTCTTCTGGAAAGTCCACTTCAGGGGTTCGGCCAACTCCCCCTCCCGGAGCGTGGCCACATCGGCGATCATGCCCAAGTTGGACATCGCATCATCGGAGCGGATCTCCATCACCGCGACTGCGGGATCCCCCGGGGCGGGAGGCGGGAGCGGAGCTGGTGGCACTCCCGGAATCCCTTCCTGAGCCGACGCGTATCCCGGCAGGGATGCCAGAAGGCACAACATCATGTATCTCGTTTTCATCGTATCGTATCGGTTGATCATTCAGTAGACCGGCATGGAAACCGGCAGGATTTCTTCCCGCACACGCCCCTCCGCCACGGGCTCGCCGCCATCGGAGGGGCGGTAAATGATCTCATCGATCCAGCGGGTGCGGATCAGGCGAAGGGGCATCTCGTCCTCGCCTTGGATCACGCCCAGATCCGCCACCTCCATGAGGTGCTGGAGGCTGCCGACCGGCTCGAGAGGCGCAGGCTCCGGGGCCGGACCGGTCTCGTGAGTCAGCTCCGGGGCCGGACTGGCGACGGCCGGCTCCTGTGGCACGAGAGCGAAGGCCAAGGCGGCAGCGGCGGCGAAGGGCAGAGCGAGGTAGACGATATTCTTCCCCCGCGAGCGCTTTGGTCGGGCCGCCCGCAGGCGCGCCATGAGGGCCGGATCCGGAGCAGCGGGACTCAGGCGAGCCAGCAGGGCTTCGATTTCTTCATCCGAGGGATTCATATGAGCGTGAGGCTGAGAGTTTGGCGCAGGGCATCGAGCGCCAGGCGGTAGCGGGAGGCGGCCGTGCCCTGCGGGATATCCAGGGCTGCCGCGACTTCGGCGAAAGTGAGCCCGCCCCAGAATTTCAGGGTTAGGACCTGACGTTGTGGTTCGGGAAGACGCTTGATCTCCTTTTCGAGTTGGGCCGCCAGTTCCGCATCCGCGAGTGAACTGGCGAAGAACTCCTCCGGCTCGGTGGCGCGTTCGCGGACGAGCCGGCGGCTGGTGCGGCGGGCGAGATCGATGGCCCGGCGGTGGATGGTGGCGTAGACGAGCGCGATATCCGGGCGGCCACCAGCCCGTTTCCACGACTCCACTAAGGCGTCCTGCAGGACATCCTCCGCATCCTGACCGCAGCGCGTCTGCTGGCGGGCGAAGAGGAGAAAGCGCCCCGCATGCTCGGCGAGCCATTCATTCCAGTCCTGTTCCGTGTCGCGGGTTGCCATGGGGGAGACGGGGTCTCATTCCTGACAGCGCCACGTGGGTGATGTTTTATCACCGGAGCTTGAAGAAAGGCGCCGGGGATGCGCCGTATGGGTGGCGATGCGCTGCGTCCCCATCCTTCTCGCCCTCACCACGAGCCCTCTGGCCGCCGAGCCTCGCCCACTGATGCGGGACTTCATCGGCATCAACGGACACACCGTGCAGTTCAAGCCGGAGCTCTATCAACCGGTGGGACGGCTGGTGCGGGATTACCATCCGGTGGAATGGGATCTGGGGAAGGAGACCGCGGTGCTGCCGGAGTTTCCCTTCGCGAAGAACCGGGTCGACTGGAGCGGAGTCTACGGCGGCTGGCAAAAGCAGGGCTGGGCGACGAATGCCTGCCTGATGTTCGAGTCGATCCAGCAAGGTGACTGGAAGGATCTTGAAGCGGATGCGCGGCGCTACGGAGAGGCGTTCGCGAAGGAGTTCGGGCCATCCGGCAGCCGCAAGCTGGTGGAGTCGATCGAGATCGGCAACGAGCCGGGCAAGTGGAGCGATGCCGACTACTCCCGCATGCTGAAGTCGATGGCCGAAGGAGTGCGTAAGGGCGACCCTAAGCTGAAGATCGCGACCTGCAATCTCACCGCCGGGAAGAGCGGTGACTATGAGAAGAGCGTGGCCTGCCTGGAGGGGCTTACCCCGCTGGTCGATGTGCTCACCATTCACAGTTATGCACAGCTCGAGAATTGGCCGACCTGGAAGCGGAGCTATCCGGAAGATCCGGCGCTACCAACCTACCTCAAGAGCATCGAAGACCTCTGCAAGTGGCGCGACCAGCATGCGAAGGGCAAGCCGGTGTGGATCACGGAATTCGGCTACGACAGCACGACCAAGCCGCAAGAGACTAGCGGTGACTTCGCGAAGTGGGTGGGCGTGACCGACGAGCAGCAGGCCCAATGGATCGTGCGATCACTGCTGGTCTTCTCTGCCATGCCGGTGGAGCGGGCCTACATCTACTTCTTCAACGATGACGACAAGGCGAGCCTGCATGCGAGCTCCGGGCTGACACGGAACTTCCAGCCGAAGCCTTCGTTTCACGCAGTGGGACACTTGCAAAAGACCTTAGGCGAATACCGCTTCAGCCGCATCGTGAAGAACGAAGCGGGGAAGATTCGCATTCACGAATATGAACACGGCAGCACGAAGAAGAAGCTTTGGGCCGTGTGGAAGCCGACGGGAGATAATACCGCCGAAGAGGTGACCCTCGACCGGCTGCCGGGGAAACTAACAGGAGCCACGAAGATCACGCTCAAGGAGACAGCCGAAAGTTTCGCGATGCCGGTGCAGCCGACGCCGAAATCGGCCAAGCTGGTGATCGGTGGTAGCCCGGTGTTCTTGAGCTTCGAGTGATCAGGCCCGGAGCGACTCTCCGAGGAATCTTGTGAGGATTGCCATGCAGACCCGTGCCAAGGCGGGGTTGTAGCGCGGGCCTTCGTCGCGGAGGAAGGCGTGGGCGGCGTTGAATTCGTGCCACTCGAAGCTGAGGCCCGACTCTTCCAGTGTGCGGTGGATGAGCTCCCTGCCATCCTTCGGGATGTGCGGGTCCAGTCGCCCCCAGACGAAGAGGAGGGAAGCATCCATTTCCGCGATGCGCTTGAGGGTATCGTCGGACTTGCCCGCGCCGAGCGTGGCGGAGTGGACATCGGTGGGATAGAAGGCCGCGACCGCGGAGATGCCTGCATGATATCCGGCACGCAGGGCGAGATGGCCGCCGAGGCAGACGCCGTAGCTGGCGATCTTGCCTGTGCAATCGGGGTGTGCCGAAAGCCATTTCACCAGCACGTCGACGTCCTCGTCGTAGGAGGCGAGTTCCTTGGTGTATTTCAGCTCGTTGCCGCGGTCGGAGCCGGCTTGGTCGTAGGCGAGGACCGTACCCAGCGGTTCGAATTCGTGATACACCTCCGGCACCGCGACCAGATAGCCTTCGCCGGCCAAGGCCGCCGCCATCCGCCGGATCGGCCCGGTGACTTGGAAGATCTCCGAATAGAAGATCACGGCGGGGACCTTGGCTTCCCCCGTGGGAGAAAAGGTGTGAACCCGCATCGTCCCGCGGGTGGTTTCCAGATCGGCGAAGGATTCCGTCAGGGTGGCCATGCGCGGAGCTTAAGATTCCGGGCCCGGGTGGAGAGCAGAATCCGCCGGACAATTGCGTCATGACGGCACTCCTTGCAGGTTTATCGGAGCATCCCTGCGCCGTTGGGCCTGTTGGACTCAAGAAGCCTCCTCCTGAGCATTTCCATAGGGCCCGGGCCCAAACGAAAGTTGGACCCCGGACCGCTTTCGCGCTGTCATCGCGTCTGAAAACCGCGGCGAGATACTAAACCGCGAACCCAAGCCGACGTTGATAGCATGCACCCGTCCTCGATTGTCCCCCTGCTGATAGGCGCCATCTCTCTGACGCTTTCTCCGGTCTTATCCGCCGCCGCGAACGTGGTGAAGGCGCAGGGCAGCGCCGAGCAAGGTTTCAAACTCGATCCGATCGCGCCACCCGCCATCAATGATGCGGCGGCCAAGGCGGTCTTCACCTTGGTCGATGGCGCGAAGGACGAAGCCAGCGGCGAACTCTCCGTGCTGAACGACGGCAAGGTGCCGACCGGCGCAAGCCAGCCGGCCTCGAATTTCATCTTCGATCTCGGCACCCCGGGCGGACGCATCGCCGCTGATCTGGGCGAACTGGTGCCGGTGAAGTCCGTAGTGACCTACTCTTGGCATGGGGGTATTTGCGGCCCGCAGGTTTACAAGCTCTATGCGGCCAACGGGCGCAGCAAGGATTTCGATCCCGCCCCGAAGCGCGGGGTCGATCCGACCAAGTTCGGCTGGGTGCTGCTCGCGAACGTGGACACCCGCCCGGAGAAGGGCGAGGTGGGAGGCCAGCACGCCGCGGAAATCAACAACAAGGGCTCGCGCTCTCTCGGCGATTACCGCTACCTGCTTTTCGATGTCGAGCGGCCCTCCGAAAGCGGCCCGAAGGCGAACACGTTCTTCAGCGAGATCGACGTGATCAGCGCACGTGGACCCGAGATCGAGCGTCTTAACCCCGAGGCGAAGATCGTCCGCGAATACAAGTCCAAGGATGGAAAGTATCGCTACATCATCATCTCCACCGAAGCTCCCGATCTGACGGAGTGGAGCGAGAAGGAACTCGTGCCGGTGATTCTGGAATGGTATCCGAAACTGGTCGAACTCCTGCCGAGCAAGGGCTATCGCGCCCCGGATGTGGTCACCTTCGAGTACAAGCGCGGGATCGGTCCGCCAGCTTACGCTGCCGGTAACCGCATCACAATGAAGACAGAATTCTATCAGGACCAGCTCACCGGCGAGGCGAAGGGCTGCACGGTTCACGAGATGGGTCACGTGGTGCAGAACTACTGGCGCGCCAACCAAACCAACCGCAAGCCGAAGGAAACCCCTGGCTGGGTCACGGAAGGAATCTGCGATTACATCCGCTGGTTCCTTTTCGAGCCCAAGAGCCGGGGTGCCGGCCTAGGCAAGGACCGCGCGGACAGCGCGAAATACAGCGACAGCTACCGCGTCACCGGCAACTTTATCGACTGGGTCGTCACCGAGAAGGACGAGGGCCTGCTCCAGAAGCTCAACGCCGTCGCCCGCGAAGGCGACTACGAGGAGAAGCTCTGGAAGGAGTGGACCGGCAAGACGCTCGAAGAGCTCGGCGAGGAGTGGAAGACCGCCATCAAGAGAGGCAAGCGCGAGCAGTAAGCCGCTGCCCCTCAACCAAAAATCACAAAGCCAAGCTGCCCTGTACAGCTTGGCTTTTTCATTTCCAGAGCAAGAGAGCGGATCTCTTACATCTCGCCGTTGAAGTAGACCTTGATGAACTTCATCCCCTTGTCCTCGTCGAAGCCGCGTTCCAGCACTTCTTCCGGCTGATCGACGAAGCCCGGTTTCACGTGGATCTCCACGCCGGTGTCCAGCTTCAACACGGTGCTGATCTTCTTCTTCGCCTTGCTCACATCCTTCTTGGAGATCTCGAAGGAATCGTCGAAGCGCTGGCCCTGCTCTTCCTCCACCTTCTCCTTATGCTTGCGAAACTTTTCCACCGCTTC
The Luteolibacter rhizosphaerae DNA segment above includes these coding regions:
- a CDS encoding dienelactone hydrolase family protein, coding for MATLTESFADLETTRGTMRVHTFSPTGEAKVPAVIFYSEIFQVTGPIRRMAAALAGEGYLVAVPEVYHEFEPLGTVLAYDQAGSDRGNELKYTKELASYDEDVDVLVKWLSAHPDCTGKIASYGVCLGGHLALRAGYHAGISAVAAFYPTDVHSATLGAGKSDDTLKRIAEMDASLLFVWGRLDPHIPKDGRELIHRTLEESGLSFEWHEFNAAHAFLRDEGPRYNPALARVCMAILTRFLGESLRA
- a CDS encoding cellulase family glycosylhydrolase; amino-acid sequence: MRCVPILLALTTSPLAAEPRPLMRDFIGINGHTVQFKPELYQPVGRLVRDYHPVEWDLGKETAVLPEFPFAKNRVDWSGVYGGWQKQGWATNACLMFESIQQGDWKDLEADARRYGEAFAKEFGPSGSRKLVESIEIGNEPGKWSDADYSRMLKSMAEGVRKGDPKLKIATCNLTAGKSGDYEKSVACLEGLTPLVDVLTIHSYAQLENWPTWKRSYPEDPALPTYLKSIEDLCKWRDQHAKGKPVWITEFGYDSTTKPQETSGDFAKWVGVTDEQQAQWIVRSLLVFSAMPVERAYIYFFNDDDKASLHASSGLTRNFQPKPSFHAVGHLQKTLGEYRFSRIVKNEAGKIRIHEYEHGSTKKKLWAVWKPTGDNTAEEVTLDRLPGKLTGATKITLKETAESFAMPVQPTPKSAKLVIGGSPVFLSFE
- a CDS encoding RNA polymerase sigma factor, with the translated sequence MATRDTEQDWNEWLAEHAGRFLLFARQQTRCGQDAEDVLQDALVESWKRAGGRPDIALVYATIHRRAIDLARRTSRRLVRERATEPEEFFASSLADAELAAQLEKEIKRLPEPQRQVLTLKFWGGLTFAEVAAALDIPQGTAASRYRLALDALRQTLSLTLI
- a CDS encoding S1C family serine protease — its product is MKTRYMMLCLLASLPGYASAQEGIPGVPPAPLPPPAPGDPAVAVMEIRSDDAMSNLGMIADVATLREGELAEPLKWTFQKTQGFTDELQRSGPVTFLGVSASPPPRELAAHLPIPRDTGLIVEGIVPEGPAAKAGLEQNDVLTKLDDQILIHPRQLSVLVANRKEGDSVKLSFLRKGELKELDVVLGVREVKAPENTVGGGIFMDKDVLIAGETNAPLRTFVRRFNLPPGAAMKQAEAELEVAKAKAVEAVRASEGAAEAQRSALLGAIAESRKAADVLSQEQRKAVIDATQQDQKAEIDEIRRKLDEVLKRLDEKK
- a CDS encoding basic secretory family protein produces the protein MHPSSIVPLLIGAISLTLSPVLSAAANVVKAQGSAEQGFKLDPIAPPAINDAAAKAVFTLVDGAKDEASGELSVLNDGKVPTGASQPASNFIFDLGTPGGRIAADLGELVPVKSVVTYSWHGGICGPQVYKLYAANGRSKDFDPAPKRGVDPTKFGWVLLANVDTRPEKGEVGGQHAAEINNKGSRSLGDYRYLLFDVERPSESGPKANTFFSEIDVISARGPEIERLNPEAKIVREYKSKDGKYRYIIISTEAPDLTEWSEKELVPVILEWYPKLVELLPSKGYRAPDVVTFEYKRGIGPPAYAAGNRITMKTEFYQDQLTGEAKGCTVHEMGHVVQNYWRANQTNRKPKETPGWVTEGICDYIRWFLFEPKSRGAGLGKDRADSAKYSDSYRVTGNFIDWVVTEKDEGLLQKLNAVAREGDYEEKLWKEWTGKTLEELGEEWKTAIKRGKREQ